The DNA window TTGGTCTGTCTTTGGACTTGTGAGAGCCAAAGCCATAAGCCATTGCAATTTTTACGATGTCAAAGTAAGCCGGATGATTCTCTTTATTGACAATTGCCAGAGATATGGAGCCTGCAACTAAGATGACTAAAATTGGTGAGAGTGTGTCACCTTTGAAGCCATTGTTATCGGACATAAATATGACCTCCGTAATGTGAAGCCTTTGGCTAAATGAAAACCAAGCCAAAGGCAATATGTAAAACAGCACCAGAATTGGAATTAACGCCAGGACTCGATGATCATGGCGATCGCAAATAAGCAAAACAACGAGGCTGCACCCCGGAAAAACCAAACTAAAACATCGAAAGATAGCAGGCTGTTGGCAATGGCGATCGCACCGAAAATATGAAACACTACAAAAGCGATCGCAAAACCAGCCAACGTCCATAGAAAAAACTTCAATCCTCTGGCAGTCAAGATTAAAAGTGGATTGTGGCGGTCTTGATGGTTAGTTTTCATAGTTTTATTCCTGTTTTCAGATGGGAGTTGAACGAGAGACCCTTGATCTTGTTTGTGATTGCTCATAGAATTTCCTTCCTGATAGAAAAACCTAAGCAAAAAGCCAGATACGTAATTTTGGTTACATATCTGGCTTGTAAACTTCTGATTTATCGAAAGCCAAATTTCTTCAGAGAAATAAGTATTTAGTTGTTTTGATCACCTCGCCAAGCTGCCAGTCTTCTAGACTTTGGGATAGCTGTGGCGATGAAGCAATACGGTTCGGTTAACAAATGTATCTGTTGAGGTGAGCAGGGGGGCGGAGGAGCTTCAGGTGCAGGGGAGAGCGTACCTTCGTTCCCCCTTTCACCCCTGCACCCTTGCACCCTTGCTTGCCTACACAAGTAAGTTTCTTATCCGAACCGTATTGGGCGATGGAGGGGATTATTTTTGGTTGTGAGACTGCCTATAAGCTATCCATGCTTCGATGATTTCTTCGTACAGTGTATGGATGTCTTGTAGTTGCTTTTGATTCACATGGTGGCGGTGGTTTATATGACTCTTCAAGTTGACAAAAGTCTCGTGGTTAGCTTTTCTACTGGTAATCATTAACTCGCCATGTTGAGTTTCCGATAAGGTTTCGATGAGTAAAATGCTCATGTGAGAAAAGACAAGTGGCAACTCAACTTCACACCATTGTTTCGGCTTGAGAACAATTTCTGGGCTACCTCTTTCTTGAGGTTTGAATATAGAAGCGGTTTCTGGGGATGGTTCTCCTATTTTCAAGACAGTTTTGACAGAGTTGGAAGTTCTGATAAAGTCTGACAGTCGTGAGCAGCTGTTCATTTTTGTTGCCCCCTGATGTTGCCTGTTGAGTTGTTGTGACTTATCTGTATATCTCACATATACCTCTCTGTACATAAGATAATCACATCTCAATTAAAAAAGCAAGCTCTTAAAAAGAATTTTTCTTAAAGATTTTTTTGTGTCTGTAAACTTATGTATAAGTTTCGCATCTGATATATCTCACGTAGATATAAAAAGCTATACTTGTAGTAGGTTTTTATACAACAAATCTTTATAAACGGCTCATTCGGTGAGAAAAAAATCAGCCATATTTTTATTTTTTAGGATAAAAATATAGTTGACATTGATAAAATCTGAAATAGGATAGCTATCAACCAGTAATACAATTGTGTATTTACTAGCGATTCTGTAGTGGTAGAGTCTTTTTTCGATTTAGCAGGCGTGCTATAAAAAAATGTTCTCACATACTGATAAGTTAAATATATTGTGTGGAGCTTAAATGAGATGACGAGCGCAGCAGATATGCCTCTGCTTCCTGATGATTTCATTACAAATGTTGCTATTAGACATAATGTAACGAAAACTGAACTAGAGGCATTACTATTAGCATTAAAAAATTGTTCTGGTGCAGAAATTGCGGAAAAGCTGAAGATTTCGCAACCCGCAGTCAGAAAAAGATTAGGAGAAAGTTACCGCAAATTAGGTATAGAAGGCAGTGGTAATAAGAAAATTTATAATTTGAAACAAAAGCTATATGCTCAGTATCAAGGTATTCCAGAAAACCTGACTTCATCAAAAGATGACTGGGGTGAAGCTGTTGATGTCGAAGGCTTTAAAGGTAGAGAAGAAGATGTTACAGATTTAAAGGAATGGATAGTTGGTAGCGATCAGGCTGTGCAGTGTCGGCTAGTAGCGGTTTTAGGTATAGGTGGAATTGGTAAGACGGTGATTGCTGCCAAAGTTGCCCAAGAAATCAAGTCTGAGTTTAAATATTTGATTTGGCGATCGCTCCGCAACGCACCACCACTAGAAGAAATTCTCAACCAACTTTTGCGATTTTTACCTCATGATTTGGAAGATTACTTAAAAATTAGTGAAAATAGTGAAAATAACAAAATCATTCGAGAAAATAACAAAATCCTGGCGCTGATTGATGTTTTGCGAAAACATCGATGCTTAGTCATTTTAGATAACGTCGAATCGGTGCTACGCAGTGGCGAAGGCAAAACACAAGAATGTGCTGGCGAATATGAACAGGGTTATGAAAACTATGGCTACTTTTTTAAAAAAGTTGCTGAAACCTCCCATGAGAGTTGTTTATTAATCACTAGTCGAGAAAAACCAAAAGAAGTCGCAGCTTTAGAAGGCAAGAATTTGCCAGTGAAAGTTTTGCAGTTATCTAGCTTGGATTTAGCAGAAGCTAGAGAAATTTTGCTAGATAAAGGCTGTAAAGACTTTACAGATGAGCAGTTAGCAGAATTAGTCACCAGATATTCTGGGAATCCTTTAGCTTTAAAGATAGTAGGTACTACAGTTTATGACTTATTTGGCAATAATGTTACAGAATTTTTAAGAGAAATTCGAGAAGCCAACGCTGTTTATGGAGATATTCGCACACTTTTAGACCAGCAATTTAACCGCTTGTCAGAACTAGAAAAACAAGTGATGTATCGGCTGGCAATTTATCGGGAATATGTATCCATAGCAGAACTGAAAAATGATTTAAGAGACACAGAAGCAGAGTTAAAAATCCTGGAAGTTATTGAATCATTATTAAGGCGATCGCTCATTGAAAAAGAAGCAAACGCCAGCAGATTTCGTCAGCAATCTGTAGTGATGGAATATGTCAGCGCCCGCTACATAGAACAGGTGACTCGTGACTTGAGTGAAAAAAAAAAACCGGAGTTTATTAATGCCCACCCTTTAATTCAAGCGCGATCGCTAGATTATATCCGGCAAATACAAGAACGGCTGATACTAGAACCAGTCAAACAACAGCTAATCAAAGCTTTTGGTACAAAAACTGCACTCGAAGCCCATTTACGAAAATTACTGCGGACTTTGCAGCAAGATTCGTCCTTAAGCAAAGGTTACGCGGCTGGGAACTTAATCAATCTGCTGCGACAACTCCAGATAGATAAATCCCAGCCAGACTCTGAAATTGATTTAAGTGGGCGTGATTTTTCGGGTTTGACTATTTGGCAAGCTTATCTCCAAGATGTCAACTTAAAAGATACCAGCTTTGCCAATGCTGATTTAAATGGTTCGGTCTTCACAGAAACCCTTTCTAGTATTGTTTCTGTGAGATTTAGTCCTGATGGTAAATTTTTTGCCACAGGTTTAATCACCGGAGAAATTCGATTATGGCGGACTGCTGATACTAAGCAAATTCGCATTTACAAAGGTCATAGCGCCTGGGTTTGGGCTTTTGCCTTTAGCCCAGATAGTAAAATTCTCGCCAGTGGAAGTGCTGACTACACAGTTAAACTCTGGGATGTGCAAACAGGCGAATGTCTCCACACATTCCAAGAACATACTAATAAAGTTTATTCCATAGGGTTTAGTCCCGATGGTTCTTTATTAGCCAGTGCAGGTGAAGACCAAACAATTAAAATTTGGGATATTGCGACCAGAGTTTGTCTGCAAACACTGACTGATCATGATGGTTGGGTGTGGTCTGTCACCTTCCAACCATCCCCAACTATTAAAAATACTTTGTTATTGGCTAGTGGTAGTGCCGATAGCAAAATCAAGCTGTGGGATGTCAAAACGGGTAAATGCTTAAAAACCTTGCAAGGTCATAGTCGTGATGTCTACTCTGTCGCTTTTAGTCCCGATGGGCGAATGTTAGCCAGTGGTAGTAGAGACCTCACCTTGAGATTGTGGGATGTAAATACAGGTAAATTTCGGCAAATGTTGGCGGGACATAGTAAAAAAGTTTATTCCGTGCGGTTTAGTCCCGATGGTCAAATTTTAGCTAGTGGTAGTGAAGATAGAACCATTAAACTCTGGGATATTGTCCGGGGTGAATGTTTGAAAACCTTACAAGGTCATTATAGTCAAGTGTGGGCGATCGCATTTAGTCCTGATAACCGCACTTTAATCAGTTGTAGCGACGACCAAACAGCTAGACTTTGGGATGTAAATACAGGAGATTGCCTGAATATATTGCAAGGCTATACCCGTGATGTCTATTCTGTAGCATTTAGCCCCGATAGCCAAATTCTCGCCAGTGGAAGAGATGACCACAATATTAGTCTGTGGAACTTACAAACATCAGAATGTCAGATTATCAGAGAACATCAAGGGCGGATTCGTTCAGTCACCTTTCATCCCAATGGGCAAATCCTTGCCAGTGGTAGTGCAGATAACACTATCAAACTCTGGGACATTAAAGACATTCACCATAGCAGGTGTATACAAACCCTAATTGGTCATAGTAACTGGGTATGGTCAGTGGCTTTTAGTCCTGATGGGCAAACCCTAGCCAGTAGCAGCGAAGACCGCAGCATTCGCATCTGGGACATTTCTAGTGGTGAATGTGTGAGAAGAATCAAAGAACATAGCCATTGGGTGTGGACAGTAGCCTTTCATCCCCAAGGCAAGATTTTAGCCAGTGGTAGTGCAGATAGCGAAATTAAACTGTGGGATGTGGCAAATGGAGAATGTCTGCAAACATTTACCGAACATCAAGACATGATTTGGTCAGTGGCTTTTAGTCCTGATGGGCAGCTTTTAGCCAGTGGTAGCGAAGACCAAAGCGTGAAGTTATGGAATCTCAGCACAGGTCAATGTATTCAAACCTTGACAGGACATCAGCAACAAGTCTACTCCGTCGCCTTTAGTCCCGATGGGCAGATATTAGCCAGTGCTGGTGCTGATACCACTGTGATGTTGTGGCTAGTGAGTACAGGTGAGAACTTCGATATCTTCAAATTGGGACATACAGCCGCAATTCGTTCTTTAGCTTTTACCCCCGATGGCAAATTCTTGGCGAGTGGTGGTGAAGACGAAAAAATTCAACTGTGGGATGTGAAGACTGGTAGTAGAGTGCGATCGCTTAAACCAGACCGCCTATACGAACGCATGGATATTAGCAACACCACAGGCTTGACCGATGCGGAAAAAGCTTCTTTAAAAATTTTGGGTGCTGTTGATTAAAGTGAATTCGACCAGTTTAAAAACCCCTCTCCAAACCTCTCCCCTAAAAGGAGAGAGGCTTTAAAATTTTAGCCCCTCTCCGCGTCGGAGAGGGGTTGGGGAGAGGTCATCGAATTCATATTTGATTAAAGTTCTCCGCTTTCCGGCTATAGGGTTTTCAAAATGAATACATGAATGATGGAATTTTGTGTCTCAAATCCTTCTGAGGATATATGAATACAAGTCCATTATTCTGTTTTTCTGTTCAGTTATTAAGTGAATTTTTTGAGCCTTTTTTATTTTACTGATAGTTTAGGTGCAGTCTCAAAAATTTGTTGGGTTTCTATGAACAGAATATAAATTATATCCAACAAACCTACTATAGCCAGGTGTCAACATCAACCAAAACTGTAGACTTAGGTATGTAATAGTGTTATCTCAAACTAAAACTAAACAAATATCGACTCTAATTAATTCTATCAAAATTGTATTAATTGGAGAGTTTCTCAAACACAGAAGCTTTAACGGTGCTAATAAAGCCTTGCCTGTTTTAGCTTCAAGTTTATTCAACGCTGGATTTAGGCAGGTTTTACAACTAGATTTAGAACGCCTTGATTTATCTATTGATGATGTTTTATCTGACATCAGAGATGCTGATTTAATTATATTTTCTGGTTGTCTAACAACACAATGGCCAGAAATTGACAATCATAGTAGTAAAATTTTTGCCGAACTGCAAAAATATGGCAGAGAAAACGTACCAGTTTTAGTTGGAGGTTATGCAACTAAAAGCATTGAAGATATTGCCCGGATTACACCTTGGATTACAGCCTATTGTGATGGTGAAGGCGAAGAATCAATTATCGAAATTGCTTATGCAGTTGCTAGAGGCACTTTTTATCAGGAGATGCCAAAATTACCAGGGTTGTGTTTTATAACTCAGGAGGGAAAATTTCATCGAACTATTGCAACAAGAGTGAATAACTTTGATGATATTGACCAAAACTTTGGTTTAGTTCATGTACCCCAAGTACATGATATGGATATTTTTAAAGCTTCAGACGGTAGACAATTAAAAACCGCCCAACTTTTTACTCAGCGCGGCTGTCCTTGGGGATGTGGTTTTTGTAATAAAAGTAGTGAAAGTAATAATGTGATTAGGTTAAGTGAAACATCTTTTAAGAGACAATTACAGCAATTAAAACAGCGTGGTTATGAAGCAGTTTATTTAGATGTTGATACTTTTACAGTCCATGATTATGCAGCCAGACGCGAAGCCGAAATTCTCCAAGAAGAAGGCTTTGTGTGGGGTTCTAATACACGCATCGATAAAATCAACTATGAACAGATGCGTTATTTAGTAGAACATAATTGTGTATATATGTTTTTCGGGGTTGAGCATACTTTACCAGAAGTTTCATTAGCTAATCATAAATTTAACGGTTCTGTTGCCAGTCAAATTAAACAAGCCTTTGATTATCCAGCTAAGATTGTCAGAGTTTTTCAAGAAATGAATCAAGCTGGTTTACCTAGTAGTTATTTTTTAATTTTAGGTTTACCAAAAGCTAAATTAAATTCTCATAAAACTGAGATTATGGGATATGAACCAACGACTTTTGAGGATGATATCGAGGCGATTCGCTTTGGTATTGAAAAGTGTAACCCAGATTTTTTGAATTTTAATGTGTTGCGATTTATGCCTGGGAGTATGGCGGCTGATACAGTTGGTGACTGTAGTTACGCCTGTGTGCGTCCGTCAGGAACAAAGCCAATTACTGCTGGATATTTTTTACCACGCGCCGTCAATTATTATGGCTATCCCCAATTT is part of the Aulosira sp. FACHB-615 genome and encodes:
- a CDS encoding radical SAM protein, which gives rise to MLSQTKTKQISTLINSIKIVLIGEFLKHRSFNGANKALPVLASSLFNAGFRQVLQLDLERLDLSIDDVLSDIRDADLIIFSGCLTTQWPEIDNHSSKIFAELQKYGRENVPVLVGGYATKSIEDIARITPWITAYCDGEGEESIIEIAYAVARGTFYQEMPKLPGLCFITQEGKFHRTIATRVNNFDDIDQNFGLVHVPQVHDMDIFKASDGRQLKTAQLFTQRGCPWGCGFCNKSSESNNVIRLSETSFKRQLQQLKQRGYEAVYLDVDTFTVHDYAARREAEILQEEGFVWGSNTRIDKINYEQMRYLVEHNCVYMFFGVEHTLPEVSLANHKFNGSVASQIKQAFDYPAKIVRVFQEMNQAGLPSSYFLILGLPKAKLNSHKTEIMGYEPTTFEDDIEAIRFGIEKCNPDFLNFNVLRFMPGSMAADTVGDCSYACVRPSGTKPITAGYFLPRAVNYYGYPQFQERGVYRLCESVSRYQPITTAVNPQRVYDTICYAMELINHKIDAGGKATKLFIDRDLIALGLVTQDEQGKYAIAPIEDFANI
- a CDS encoding NB-ARC domain-containing protein, producing the protein MTSAADMPLLPDDFITNVAIRHNVTKTELEALLLALKNCSGAEIAEKLKISQPAVRKRLGESYRKLGIEGSGNKKIYNLKQKLYAQYQGIPENLTSSKDDWGEAVDVEGFKGREEDVTDLKEWIVGSDQAVQCRLVAVLGIGGIGKTVIAAKVAQEIKSEFKYLIWRSLRNAPPLEEILNQLLRFLPHDLEDYLKISENSENNKIIRENNKILALIDVLRKHRCLVILDNVESVLRSGEGKTQECAGEYEQGYENYGYFFKKVAETSHESCLLITSREKPKEVAALEGKNLPVKVLQLSSLDLAEAREILLDKGCKDFTDEQLAELVTRYSGNPLALKIVGTTVYDLFGNNVTEFLREIREANAVYGDIRTLLDQQFNRLSELEKQVMYRLAIYREYVSIAELKNDLRDTEAELKILEVIESLLRRSLIEKEANASRFRQQSVVMEYVSARYIEQVTRDLSEKKKPEFINAHPLIQARSLDYIRQIQERLILEPVKQQLIKAFGTKTALEAHLRKLLRTLQQDSSLSKGYAAGNLINLLRQLQIDKSQPDSEIDLSGRDFSGLTIWQAYLQDVNLKDTSFANADLNGSVFTETLSSIVSVRFSPDGKFFATGLITGEIRLWRTADTKQIRIYKGHSAWVWAFAFSPDSKILASGSADYTVKLWDVQTGECLHTFQEHTNKVYSIGFSPDGSLLASAGEDQTIKIWDIATRVCLQTLTDHDGWVWSVTFQPSPTIKNTLLLASGSADSKIKLWDVKTGKCLKTLQGHSRDVYSVAFSPDGRMLASGSRDLTLRLWDVNTGKFRQMLAGHSKKVYSVRFSPDGQILASGSEDRTIKLWDIVRGECLKTLQGHYSQVWAIAFSPDNRTLISCSDDQTARLWDVNTGDCLNILQGYTRDVYSVAFSPDSQILASGRDDHNISLWNLQTSECQIIREHQGRIRSVTFHPNGQILASGSADNTIKLWDIKDIHHSRCIQTLIGHSNWVWSVAFSPDGQTLASSSEDRSIRIWDISSGECVRRIKEHSHWVWTVAFHPQGKILASGSADSEIKLWDVANGECLQTFTEHQDMIWSVAFSPDGQLLASGSEDQSVKLWNLSTGQCIQTLTGHQQQVYSVAFSPDGQILASAGADTTVMLWLVSTGENFDIFKLGHTAAIRSLAFTPDGKFLASGGEDEKIQLWDVKTGSRVRSLKPDRLYERMDISNTTGLTDAEKASLKILGAVD